The Cupriavidus sp. EM10 genome includes a region encoding these proteins:
- a CDS encoding MFS transporter — protein MSVDLALSPAGAQATAQTAAPSKAVIRSAADVARLVNDGGAAVSNARIVVAIALGGIFLDAYDLGALAFGLKDVTKEFGLTPAGTGMVASAITFGAIVGAFLGGYFTDRIGRYRVFMADMLCFVIAAIACALAPNEYVLAGARFVMGLGVGIDLPVAMAFLAEFSKLKGHGNKAARVAMWCPTWYAAICVSYLLVLGCYSILPESHSGLLWRIILGFGAVPALIIIAVRSRYMSESPVWAANQGDLEGAAKILRTSYGIDAVVAPDAVVEPPKRPASWRNYGLLLKGVYARRTALATIMSIASSFAYNAVAFGLPVIIASFLAQTMLTTILVSLALNLLFAFVGGLIGVHLVPKTGAWKLTVTGYAFQLAALVGLALVGKPAGGVQVAIAISFLALFLLGQGFGPGAHTMTYASLSYPTSLRGVGVGFNQTLMRASSTASLFLFPVLAAALATKVFWVIALAPLAGLLALLAIRWEPANYDVDAEDFQS, from the coding sequence ATGTCAGTCGATCTCGCCCTGTCGCCCGCCGGTGCGCAGGCTACCGCCCAGACGGCCGCGCCGTCCAAGGCCGTTATCCGTTCCGCCGCCGATGTGGCGCGACTCGTCAACGATGGCGGCGCCGCCGTCAGCAACGCCCGTATCGTGGTAGCCATCGCGCTGGGCGGCATCTTCCTGGACGCCTATGACCTGGGCGCCCTGGCCTTCGGCCTGAAAGACGTTACAAAGGAATTCGGCCTCACGCCGGCCGGCACCGGCATGGTGGCGTCGGCCATCACGTTCGGTGCGATTGTCGGCGCCTTCCTGGGCGGCTACTTCACCGACCGCATCGGCCGCTACCGCGTGTTCATGGCCGACATGCTCTGCTTCGTGATCGCCGCCATTGCCTGCGCGCTGGCACCGAACGAGTACGTGCTGGCCGGTGCCCGCTTCGTGATGGGTCTGGGCGTCGGCATCGACCTGCCCGTGGCCATGGCCTTCCTGGCCGAGTTCTCCAAGCTCAAGGGGCACGGCAACAAGGCCGCGCGGGTGGCGATGTGGTGCCCCACCTGGTATGCGGCTATCTGCGTCTCGTACCTGCTGGTGCTGGGCTGCTACTCGATCCTGCCGGAGTCGCACAGCGGCCTGCTGTGGCGCATCATCCTGGGCTTTGGCGCCGTGCCGGCCCTGATCATCATCGCCGTGCGCAGCCGCTACATGAGCGAATCGCCGGTGTGGGCCGCCAACCAGGGCGACCTCGAAGGCGCCGCCAAGATCCTGCGCACGTCGTACGGCATCGACGCCGTGGTGGCCCCCGATGCCGTGGTCGAGCCGCCCAAGCGCCCGGCGTCGTGGCGCAACTACGGCCTGCTGCTCAAGGGCGTCTACGCGCGCCGCACGGCACTGGCCACGATCATGTCGATCGCCTCGTCGTTTGCCTATAACGCGGTGGCCTTCGGCTTGCCGGTGATTATCGCCAGCTTCCTGGCGCAGACCATGCTGACCACCATCCTGGTGTCGCTGGCGCTGAACCTGCTGTTCGCGTTCGTCGGCGGCCTGATCGGCGTGCACCTGGTGCCGAAGACCGGCGCGTGGAAACTGACCGTCACCGGCTACGCGTTCCAGCTGGCCGCGCTGGTGGGCCTGGCGCTGGTGGGCAAACCCGCCGGCGGCGTGCAGGTGGCCATCGCCATCTCGTTCCTGGCGCTGTTCCTGCTGGGCCAGGGCTTTGGCCCCGGTGCGCACACCATGACCTATGCGTCGCTGAGCTATCCCACGTCGCTGCGCGGGGTGGGCGTGGGCTTCAACCAGACGCTGATGCGCGCCAGCTCCACCGCATCGCTGTTCCTGTTCCCGGTGCTTGCCGCCGCGCTGGCGACCAAGGTGTTCTGGGTCATCGCCCTGGCGCCGCTGGCCGGCCTGCTGGCCCTGCTGGCCATCCGCTGGGAACCGGCGAACTACGACGTCGACGCCGAGGACTTCCAGTCCTGA